A section of the Macadamia integrifolia cultivar HAES 741 chromosome 9, SCU_Mint_v3, whole genome shotgun sequence genome encodes:
- the LOC122090129 gene encoding UDP-glucuronate 4-epimerase 3-like has product MSQLKPISHLDHIPSTPGKLKMDKSPYNHRLRWHSSLIKLVFWSLLFLGLILIFFLRSPSSPSSDSSRRSLHASNSGGPAWEKRVRSSARARSRNGLCVLVTGAAGFVGTHVSTALKRRGDGVLGVDNFNDYYETSLKRARQTLLENTGVFVVEGDINDSALLRKLFDVVAFTHVMHLAAQAGVRYAMQNPGSYVHSNIAGFVNVLEVCKSANPQPAIVWASSSSVYGLNSKVPFSERDRTDQPASLYAATKKAGEEIAHTYNHIYGLSITGLRFFTVYGPWGRPDMAYFFFTKDILKGKPISIFEGPNHGTVARDFTYIDDIVKGCLASLDTAEKSTGSGGKKRGPAQLRVFNLGNTSPVPVTDLVRILEKLLKVKAKRVMLKMPRNGDVQFTHANITLARKELGYKPTTDLQTGLKKFVRWYQSYYSGKKATG; this is encoded by the coding sequence ATGTCGCAGCTGAAGCCGATTTCCCATCTTGATCACATTCCTTCGACGCCAGGAAAGTTGAAGATGGACAAATCGCCCTACAATCACAGACTCCGGTGGCATTCTTCGCTAATCAAGCTTGTCTTCTGGTCCTTGCTATTCCTTGGCCTAATCCTTATATTTTTCCTCCGATCTCCTTCTTCTCCATCGTCTGATTCCTCTCGCCGATCTCTTCACGCCTCCAACTCGGGCGGCCCTGCCTGGGAGAAGCGTGTCCGTTCCTCAGCACGCGCCCGTTCTCGCAACGGCCTCTGTGTGTTGGTCACTGGCGCTGCAGGGTTCGTTGGCACCCATGTGTCAACCGCATTGAAGCGTCGTGGCGATGGCGTCCTTGGCGTCGATAATTTCAATGACTACTACGAAACTTCACTGAAGCGTGCCCGTCAGACCCTCCTTGAGAACACTGGAGTGTTCGTTGTTGAGGGAGATATCAATGATTCCGCTCTTCTCCGCAAACTATTTGATGTTGTCGCATTCACCCATGTCATGCATCTCGCGGCTCAGGCAGGCGTTAGGTATGCAATGCAGAACCCAGGTTCGTATGTTCACAGCAACATTGCTGGCTTTGTTAATGTGCTTGAGGTCTGCAAGTCAGCCAATCCACAGCCTGCGATCGTCTGGGCTTCTTCGAGTTCGGTTTACGGCCTCAATTCCAAGGTGCCTTTTTCGGAAAGAGATCGAACTGACCAGCCCGCCAGCCTCTATGCCGCCACCAAGAAGGCTGGTGAAGAGATTGCCCACACCTACAATCACATCTATGGACTTTCCATTACTGGGTTGCGCTTCTTCACGGTCTACGGTCCTTGGGGTCGGCCTGACATGGCTTATTTCTTCTTTACGAAAGATATTCTCAAGGGAAAGCCGATTTCGATCTTTGAGGGCCCTAACCATGGGACGGTTGCCAGGGACTTCACTTACATCGATGACATTGTGAAGGGATGCTTGGCTTCGTTGGACACTGCAGAGAAGAGCACCGGCAGTGGTGGGAAGAAGAGGGGGCCTGCACAACTCCGGGTCTTCAATCTAGGGAACACTTCACCTGTGCCCGTCACCGATCTTGTCCGCATATTGGAGAAGTTATTGAAGGTTAAGGCCAAACGGGTAATGTTGAAGATGCCGAGGAATGGAGATGTGCAGTTCACTCACGCGAACATAACCTTGGCACGTAAAGAGCTTGGGTACAAACCCACAACCGATCTGCAGACAGGGTTAAAGAAGTTCGTCCGGTGGTACCAAAGTTACTATTCTGGGAAGAAGGCTACTGGGTGA